Proteins from a genomic interval of Myxococcales bacterium:
- the hemG gene encoding protoporphyrinogen oxidase — protein MKVAVVGGGVAGLTAAWRLVQAGHDPVVIEAGPRPGGVITTSKVDGFVREHAANGFLSGDDDGAAALCAELGIAVDEAASAAKRRWIYRHGELHPVPLDPIGFARSKLMSWRGKLAVLGEPLRRGRDVAVAGDESMLDFATRRFGAEAAAALIGPVVTGVYAANAADISLAAGFPKLAELDAAGGMVRGMIARARGGAKRPRPKMCAPRGGMGAIPAALAERLSARVRCDAPVTTVTPVTGGVELDGLAGGRYDAAVLAVPAAVARGLIGAAVPALATALEQAVAASVAIVYLAFDEGVVPPERDGFGLLVCAGERVRALGVVFESTLYPARAPHGARLFRMIYGGGRDPAAATLDDAELFRLARSDLAAVLGVTADPRHQSLVRWKGALSQYAVGHKDRVAQWDALARPHRLVLCGAPYHGVAVNSCIADGRRAATAIAELA, from the coding sequence GTGAAGGTCGCGGTGGTCGGCGGCGGCGTCGCCGGGCTGACGGCGGCCTGGCGGCTGGTGCAGGCCGGCCACGACCCCGTGGTGATCGAGGCCGGCCCGCGGCCGGGCGGCGTGATCACGACGTCGAAGGTCGACGGGTTCGTGCGCGAGCACGCGGCCAACGGCTTCCTGTCGGGCGACGACGACGGCGCGGCCGCGCTGTGCGCCGAGCTGGGCATCGCCGTCGACGAGGCCGCGTCGGCGGCCAAGCGGCGCTGGATCTATCGCCACGGCGAGCTGCACCCGGTGCCGCTCGATCCGATCGGGTTCGCGCGCTCGAAGCTGATGTCGTGGCGCGGCAAGCTGGCGGTGCTGGGCGAGCCGCTGCGGCGCGGCCGCGACGTCGCGGTCGCCGGCGACGAGTCGATGCTCGACTTCGCGACCCGCCGGTTCGGCGCGGAGGCCGCGGCCGCGCTGATCGGCCCGGTCGTGACCGGCGTCTACGCGGCCAACGCCGCCGACATCTCCTTGGCGGCGGGGTTCCCCAAGCTGGCCGAGCTCGACGCCGCCGGCGGGATGGTGCGCGGGATGATCGCGCGCGCCCGCGGCGGGGCCAAGCGGCCGCGGCCCAAGATGTGCGCGCCGCGCGGCGGCATGGGCGCGATCCCGGCGGCGCTGGCCGAGCGCCTGAGCGCGCGGGTGCGCTGCGACGCGCCGGTGACGACGGTGACCCCAGTGACCGGCGGGGTCGAGCTCGACGGCTTGGCCGGCGGCCGCTACGACGCGGCGGTGCTGGCGGTGCCGGCGGCGGTCGCGCGCGGGCTGATCGGCGCGGCGGTGCCGGCGCTCGCCACGGCGCTCGAGCAGGCGGTCGCGGCGTCGGTGGCGATCGTCTACCTGGCGTTCGACGAGGGCGTGGTGCCGCCCGAGCGCGACGGCTTCGGCCTGCTGGTGTGCGCGGGCGAGCGGGTGCGCGCGCTCGGCGTGGTGTTCGAGAGCACGCTCTACCCGGCGCGCGCGCCGCACGGCGCGCGGCTGTTCCGCATGATCTACGGCGGCGGCCGCGACCCGGCGGCGGCGACGCTCGACGACGCCGAGCTGTTCCGGCTGGCACGCAGCGACCTGGCGGCGGTGCTCGGCGTCACCGCCGACCCGCGCCACCAGAGCCTGGTCCGGTGGAAGGGCGCGCTGTCGCAGTACGCGGTCGGGCACAAGGACCGGGTCGCGCAGTGGGACGCGCTGGCGCGGCCGCACCGGCTGGTGCTGTGCGGCGCCCCGTACCACGGCGTCGCGGTCAACTCGTGCATCGCCGATGGGCGGCGCGCGGCCACGGCGATCGCGGAGCTGGCGTGA
- a CDS encoding Hsp70 family protein, with protein MASRILGIDLGTTNSCVAVIDDRGVATVLASPEGERTTPSVVAWPATGTEVIVGTPARRQAVSNTAQTVFGTKRLIGRKVNSDDVALLARTAPYRIVAAPNGDAWVRIGATSRSPQEIASHVLRRLRAIAEAALGEPVTRAIVTVPAYFDEHQRQATRDAGTIAGLDVVRILNEPTAAALAYGAHRVGDRRRLIAVFDLGGGTFDISIMSVEHGIFEVLATGGDSALGGEDWDRRMVERMADEIFDKTRIDLMQNAVALGRLREACEAAKKSLSVEREAWIRLPFLAQDQDGQPFNLERRLTRDEVEQWTAPELARVDEPCQRALADARLTAAELEEVLLVGGMTRWPAVPAAVERIFGKKPSRGANPDEVVAIGAASYAGIIGGDDDGAALLDVTPHDIGIKVGEAGFSVLIARNSMLPVRVRKLFATTAADQKFVSIELYQGEHADVRKNRRLGQVVLEGLPPGPPGSIRVELNLTIDVESIMNVTARELSTGREAGVTLRPSGGLTQREIVEIISRRREEETAAAATRPGVGGGLARMPTRELPPIKPRGG; from the coding sequence ATGGCGTCGCGCATCCTCGGCATCGATCTGGGCACGACCAACTCGTGCGTCGCGGTCATCGACGATCGCGGCGTCGCGACGGTGCTGGCCTCGCCCGAGGGCGAGCGCACGACCCCGTCGGTCGTGGCCTGGCCCGCGACCGGCACCGAGGTCATCGTCGGCACGCCCGCGCGCCGGCAGGCGGTGTCGAACACCGCGCAGACCGTGTTCGGGACCAAGCGCCTGATCGGGCGCAAGGTCAACTCCGACGACGTCGCGCTCCTGGCCCGGACCGCGCCCTATCGGATCGTCGCCGCGCCCAACGGCGACGCCTGGGTCCGGATCGGCGCGACGTCGCGCTCGCCCCAGGAGATCGCCTCGCACGTGCTGCGGCGGCTGCGGGCGATCGCCGAGGCCGCGCTGGGCGAGCCCGTGACCCGCGCGATCGTCACGGTCCCGGCGTACTTCGACGAGCACCAGCGCCAGGCCACGCGCGACGCCGGCACGATCGCCGGGCTCGACGTGGTCCGCATCCTCAACGAGCCGACCGCGGCCGCGCTCGCGTACGGCGCCCACCGGGTCGGCGATCGCCGGCGGCTGATCGCCGTGTTCGATCTCGGCGGCGGCACCTTCGACATCTCGATCATGTCGGTCGAGCACGGCATCTTCGAGGTGCTGGCCACCGGCGGCGACAGCGCGCTCGGCGGCGAGGACTGGGATCGGCGCATGGTCGAGCGCATGGCCGACGAGATCTTCGACAAGACCCGCATCGATCTGATGCAGAACGCGGTCGCGCTCGGGCGCCTGCGCGAGGCGTGCGAGGCCGCCAAGAAGAGCCTGTCGGTCGAGCGCGAGGCCTGGATCCGGCTGCCGTTCCTGGCCCAGGACCAGGACGGCCAGCCGTTCAACCTCGAGCGCCGGCTCACCCGCGACGAGGTCGAGCAGTGGACCGCGCCCGAGCTGGCGCGGGTCGACGAGCCGTGCCAGCGGGCCCTGGCCGACGCCCGCCTGACCGCGGCCGAGCTCGAGGAGGTGCTGCTGGTCGGCGGCATGACCCGGTGGCCCGCGGTGCCGGCGGCGGTCGAGCGCATCTTCGGCAAGAAGCCGTCGCGCGGGGCCAACCCCGACGAGGTCGTCGCGATCGGCGCCGCCAGCTACGCCGGCATCATCGGCGGCGACGACGACGGCGCGGCGCTGCTCGACGTGACCCCGCACGACATCGGCATCAAGGTCGGCGAGGCCGGGTTCTCGGTGCTGATCGCGCGCAACTCGATGCTGCCGGTGCGGGTCCGCAAGCTGTTCGCGACCACCGCCGCCGATCAGAAGTTCGTCTCGATCGAGCTGTACCAGGGCGAGCACGCCGACGTGCGCAAGAACCGGCGGCTCGGGCAGGTCGTGCTCGAGGGCCTGCCGCCCGGGCCGCCCGGCAGCATCCGGGTCGAGCTCAACCTGACGATCGACGTCGAGTCGATCATGAACGTCACCGCCCGCGAGCTGTCGACCGGGCGCGAGGCCGGCGTGACGCTGCGGCCGTCGGGCGGCCTGACCCAGCGCGAGATCGTCGAGATCATCTCGCGCCGGCGCGAGGAAGAGACCGCGGCGGCGGCCACGCGCCCGGGCGTGGGCGGCGGCCTGGCCCGGATGCCGACCCGGGAGCTGCCGCCGATCAAGCCGCGCGGGGGCTGA
- a CDS encoding DUF4266 domain-containing protein — protein sequence MPAVSRCLFVVVLGITLLSGCAVVRPHERQNLARRSMTADRDPGEARFTQHQHGAREGADGGTGEPGGGCGCN from the coding sequence ATGCCGGCCGTGTCGCGCTGTCTGTTTGTCGTCGTGCTCGGCATCACACTGCTCTCTGGGTGCGCGGTCGTGCGACCGCACGAGCGTCAGAACCTGGCCCGGCGCTCGATGACCGCCGATCGGGATCCGGGCGAGGCCCGGTTCACCCAGCACCAGCACGGCGCGCGCGAGGGGGCTGACGGCGGCACCGGCGAGCCCGGCGGCGGCTGCGGGTGCAACTGA
- a CDS encoding DUF3570 domain-containing protein encodes MRRIAVIVVAALGLAGVDAARADGELTMRGVYYKERATRVEQPMLDGRFDVGDHGTVDAHLLVDAITSASASASAFDEKRVEGGLGYAHVFGRYTAAATARYSSEPDYKSAFGTVRGQAELFDKNVTVGLTLGVGRDDVTNAGAATMMRVAGTLDSYLISASASQILGENTTASLVYDLSYLDGFQQNPYRQVAVAGSPTLERHPSARTRHAAAVVLKRFVPATATTVVASYRLYRDDWGILAHTPEVRVIQDAGDTVWFGAGYRYHRQTGADFWQGSYTEAQPFLSADPKLSQLTTHNLAARLGVTGATFGLEDRWADVRAEVMLEYYIQADHTFGNATIAHAALTLPLEY; translated from the coding sequence ATGCGGCGGATCGCGGTGATCGTCGTCGCGGCCCTCGGGCTCGCGGGCGTCGACGCGGCCCGGGCCGACGGCGAGCTGACGATGCGCGGCGTCTACTACAAGGAGCGCGCGACCCGGGTCGAGCAGCCGATGCTCGACGGCCGGTTCGACGTCGGTGACCACGGCACGGTCGACGCGCACCTGCTGGTCGACGCGATCACCTCGGCCTCGGCCTCGGCCAGCGCCTTCGACGAGAAGCGGGTCGAGGGCGGGCTGGGCTACGCCCACGTGTTCGGCCGCTACACCGCCGCCGCGACCGCGCGCTACTCGAGCGAGCCCGACTACAAGTCGGCGTTCGGTACCGTGCGCGGTCAGGCCGAGCTGTTCGACAAGAACGTCACCGTCGGCCTGACCCTCGGCGTCGGCCGCGACGACGTGACCAACGCCGGCGCGGCGACGATGATGCGCGTCGCCGGCACGCTCGACTCGTACCTGATCTCGGCCAGCGCGTCGCAGATCCTGGGCGAGAACACGACCGCCTCGCTGGTCTACGACCTCAGCTACCTCGACGGCTTCCAGCAGAACCCGTACCGCCAGGTCGCCGTCGCCGGGTCGCCGACCCTCGAGCGCCACCCGAGCGCGCGCACGCGCCACGCGGCCGCGGTCGTGCTCAAGCGGTTCGTGCCGGCCACCGCGACCACGGTCGTCGCCAGCTACCGCCTGTACCGCGACGACTGGGGCATCCTCGCGCACACGCCCGAGGTCCGCGTGATCCAGGACGCCGGCGACACCGTCTGGTTCGGCGCCGGCTACCGCTACCACCGCCAGACCGGCGCCGACTTCTGGCAGGGGTCGTACACCGAGGCGCAGCCGTTCCTCAGCGCCGATCCCAAGCTGTCTCAGCTGACCACCCACAACCTCGCCGCGCGGCTCGGCGTGACCGGCGCCACCTTCGGGCTCGAAGATCGATGGGCCGACGTGCGCGCCGAGGTCATGCTCGAGTACTACATCCAGGCCGACCACACCTTTGGCAACGCCACGATCGCCCATGCCGCCCTCACCTTGCCGCTCGAGTACTGA
- a CDS encoding nuclear transport factor 2 family protein — protein sequence MTTATIEQYYAAFNAGDWDGMLSHLTDDVAHDLNQGGREVGKDAFRTFLERMNRCYRERLEDIVVMATPGRADRFAAEWTVHGEYVGTDAGLPPARGQRYVLPGGAFFELRGGVIARVTNFYNLTAWLEQVK from the coding sequence ATGACCACCGCGACCATCGAGCAGTACTATGCGGCGTTCAACGCGGGCGACTGGGACGGCATGCTCAGCCACCTGACCGACGACGTCGCCCACGACCTCAACCAGGGCGGCCGAGAGGTCGGCAAGGATGCGTTCCGGACGTTCCTCGAGCGGATGAACCGCTGCTACCGTGAGCGCCTCGAGGACATCGTGGTGATGGCCACGCCGGGCCGCGCCGACCGGTTCGCGGCTGAGTGGACGGTCCACGGCGAGTACGTGGGGACCGACGCCGGTCTGCCGCCGGCGCGTGGGCAACGCTACGTGCTGCCGGGCGGCGCGTTCTTCGAGCTCCGCGGTGGCGTGATCGCCCGGGTCACGAACTTCTACAACCTGACGGCGTGGCTGGAGCAGGTGAAGTGA
- a CDS encoding methyltransferase domain-containing protein, with protein MTLEARTPVIVEDALWNAARARLPAAVLGGPALTAAVLERSRRYTTAREGLRGPSGGVAAAADLAARALFFTVADAGKLHVPLAELIAGRAPAGFLDGPEVRVLDVGAGCGAMTLGLVTFLGARRWTGRLTVTLLDRDADALAIGGAAIREVAAAVGIACDLSARDHDVTAPLPRGTYDLIVARTVINELADGAALVAQLVTGLAPAGVAIVIEPALRDTSRGLHAIRDGLIAGGTATVLAPCTRRGAPCPALTDERDWCHDHRPAELPPRARQLATVTGLRDGDAKLAFLALARPSAAPAASAAWRVIDDPRAPKGKVELTVCGEAGWVAVRLLRRHRAPGNRAIERARRGDLLRIAPTPIDGAIELTSGDAVDAVTR; from the coding sequence GTGACCCTCGAGGCCCGCACGCCGGTGATCGTCGAGGACGCGCTGTGGAACGCGGCGCGGGCGCGCTTGCCGGCCGCGGTGCTGGGGGGACCGGCCCTGACCGCGGCCGTGCTCGAGCGCTCGCGCCGCTACACCACCGCGCGCGAGGGGCTGCGCGGACCGAGCGGCGGGGTGGCCGCCGCCGCCGACCTCGCGGCCCGCGCGCTGTTCTTCACGGTCGCCGACGCCGGCAAGCTGCACGTGCCGCTGGCCGAGCTGATCGCCGGCCGCGCGCCGGCCGGGTTCCTCGACGGTCCCGAGGTGCGCGTGCTCGACGTCGGCGCCGGCTGCGGCGCGATGACGCTCGGGCTCGTGACCTTCCTCGGCGCGCGCCGCTGGACCGGACGGCTGACGGTCACGCTGCTCGATCGCGACGCCGACGCGCTGGCGATCGGCGGCGCCGCGATCCGTGAGGTCGCCGCGGCGGTCGGGATCGCGTGCGACCTGAGCGCGCGCGACCACGACGTCACCGCGCCGCTGCCGCGCGGGACGTACGATCTGATCGTCGCCAGAACGGTGATCAACGAGCTGGCCGACGGCGCGGCGCTGGTCGCGCAGCTGGTCACCGGGCTGGCGCCGGCCGGCGTGGCGATCGTGATCGAGCCGGCGCTGCGGGACACGTCGCGCGGGCTCCACGCGATCCGCGACGGCCTGATCGCGGGTGGCACCGCCACGGTGCTGGCGCCGTGCACGCGTCGCGGCGCGCCGTGTCCGGCGCTGACCGACGAGCGCGACTGGTGCCACGACCACCGCCCGGCCGAGCTGCCGCCGCGGGCGCGCCAGCTCGCCACGGTCACCGGCCTGCGCGACGGCGACGCCAAGCTGGCGTTCCTCGCGCTGGCCCGGCCCTCGGCGGCCCCGGCGGCCTCGGCGGCCTGGCGGGTCATCGACGATCCGCGCGCCCCCAAGGGCAAGGTCGAGCTGACCGTGTGCGGCGAGGCAGGCTGGGTCGCGGTCCGCCTGCTGCGGCGGCATCGCGCGCCGGGCAACCGCGCGATCGAGCGCGCCCGGCGCGGCGACCTGTTGCGGATCGCGCCGACGCCGATCGACGGCGCGATCGAGCTCACCAGCGGCGACGCGGTCGACGCGGTCACGCGCTAG
- a CDS encoding response regulator, whose product MPETVIVVAARGWSGGTAAALRTLVERLVRSGAETAMVADAAEAAKALIDDEGAVVMVDVEDAARGAVSIDDAAARIAEVAALVPDAAPVAVAQRPSVGLVIACQRAGAVDFVDLGSESFEVTARALALASSRRAHTGAQRRAVGQLREMIEDMLRDLVKTERRSIDLEKQLAAKAGRATDLASDVDAERAPVVMVVEDDREVADFLVDHLEDAALTTFAFVTGEEAVVHAERMSQRGAALDLVLVDIGLPGIDGLEVVRRLRKERPGVAAFLITGFSDPSLTARAADLGVVGFVLKPFDDVKAFIGRVKSEALAAMARTRDHGYLQRIKTRHERVLGQYRLLLADIERERTPR is encoded by the coding sequence GTGCCCGAAACGGTGATCGTCGTCGCCGCCCGGGGCTGGAGCGGCGGCACCGCGGCGGCGCTGCGGACGCTGGTCGAGCGGCTGGTGCGCAGCGGCGCCGAGACCGCGATGGTCGCCGACGCGGCCGAGGCCGCCAAGGCCCTGATCGACGACGAGGGCGCGGTCGTGATGGTCGACGTCGAGGATGCCGCCCGGGGCGCGGTCTCGATCGATGACGCCGCGGCGCGGATCGCCGAGGTCGCGGCGCTGGTGCCGGACGCCGCGCCGGTGGCGGTGGCCCAGCGGCCGTCGGTCGGGCTGGTGATCGCGTGCCAGCGCGCCGGCGCGGTCGACTTCGTCGACCTGGGCTCGGAGTCGTTCGAGGTCACCGCGCGGGCGCTGGCGCTGGCCTCCAGCCGCCGCGCCCACACCGGCGCCCAGCGCCGCGCGGTCGGGCAGCTGCGCGAGATGATCGAGGACATGCTGCGCGACCTGGTCAAGACCGAGCGCCGCTCGATCGATCTCGAGAAGCAGCTGGCGGCCAAGGCCGGCCGCGCGACCGACCTGGCCAGCGACGTCGACGCCGAGCGCGCGCCGGTGGTGATGGTGGTCGAGGACGATCGCGAGGTCGCCGACTTCCTGGTCGATCACCTCGAGGACGCCGCGCTGACCACGTTCGCGTTCGTCACTGGCGAGGAGGCCGTCGTCCACGCCGAGCGCATGAGCCAGCGCGGCGCGGCCCTCGATCTGGTGCTGGTCGACATCGGCCTGCCCGGCATCGATGGGCTCGAGGTGGTCCGGCGCCTGCGCAAGGAGCGGCCGGGCGTCGCCGCGTTCCTGATCACCGGCTTCAGCGATCCCTCGCTGACCGCGCGCGCGGCCGATCTCGGCGTGGTCGGCTTCGTGCTCAAGCCGTTCGACGACGTCAAGGCGTTCATCGGCCGGGTCAAGAGCGAGGCGCTCGCCGCGATGGCCCGCACCCGCGACCACGGCTACCTGCAGCGGATCAAGACCCGGCACGAGCGCGTGCTGGGCCAGTACCGTCTCCTGCTGGCCGACATCGAGCGCGAGCGCACGCCGCGGTGA
- the hemE gene encoding uroporphyrinogen decarboxylase, with amino-acid sequence MSQDAPAVDHLFLRACRREPVERTPCWMMRQAGRYLPAYRAVRAKASFLDLCHTPALATEVTLQPIDEFGFDAAILFSDILITLPPMGLEVAFPEKGPVISNPVRDRAAIDALVVPDPVATMPFVMDAIRQIRGALGGRVPLIGFAGAPFTLVTYAVEGSGSKEYAKAKALLFSDSAAAHALLEKMAATVATYLIAQIEAGAQAVQLFDSWAGVLSPADFDEYALRWAREVIARVKAHPAAAGVPVIYFANGCAPYLATYASSGADVLGVDWRVDLDTVRAAVGDGVALQGNLDPGALYAPPDEIRRRVARVLEQAGPTGHIFNLGHGVTPATNPEHVRAMVEAVRELSTRGGA; translated from the coding sequence ATGTCGCAAGATGCCCCGGCGGTCGATCACCTGTTCCTGCGCGCGTGCCGGCGCGAGCCCGTCGAACGGACCCCGTGCTGGATGATGCGCCAGGCGGGGCGCTACCTGCCGGCCTACCGCGCGGTCCGCGCCAAGGCGTCGTTCCTCGACCTGTGCCACACCCCGGCGCTGGCGACCGAGGTGACGCTGCAGCCGATCGACGAGTTCGGCTTCGACGCCGCGATCTTGTTCTCGGACATCCTGATCACCCTGCCGCCGATGGGCCTCGAGGTGGCGTTCCCCGAGAAGGGCCCGGTGATCTCGAACCCGGTGCGCGATCGCGCGGCGATCGACGCGCTGGTGGTGCCCGACCCGGTCGCGACGATGCCGTTCGTGATGGACGCGATCCGACAGATCCGCGGGGCGCTCGGCGGCCGGGTGCCGCTGATCGGGTTCGCCGGCGCGCCGTTCACGCTCGTGACCTACGCGGTCGAGGGCAGCGGCTCCAAGGAGTACGCCAAGGCCAAGGCGCTCCTGTTCAGCGACTCGGCCGCGGCGCACGCGCTGCTCGAGAAGATGGCCGCGACCGTCGCCACCTACCTGATCGCGCAGATCGAGGCCGGGGCCCAGGCGGTGCAGCTGTTCGACAGCTGGGCCGGGGTGCTGTCGCCGGCCGACTTCGACGAGTACGCGCTGCGCTGGGCGCGCGAGGTGATCGCGCGGGTCAAGGCCCACCCGGCGGCCGCCGGCGTGCCGGTGATCTACTTCGCCAACGGCTGCGCGCCGTACCTGGCCACGTACGCGTCGAGCGGCGCCGACGTGCTCGGCGTCGACTGGCGGGTCGATCTCGACACGGTCCGGGCGGCGGTCGGCGACGGCGTGGCGCTGCAGGGCAACCTCGATCCCGGCGCGCTGTACGCGCCCCCCGACGAGATCCGCCGCCGCGTCGCGCGCGTGCTCGAGCAGGCGGGCCCGACCGGCCACATCTTCAACCTCGGCCACGGCGTCACCCCGGCCACCAACCCCGAGCACGTGCGGGCGATGGTCGAGGCGGTGCGCGAGCTGTCGACGCGAGGCGGCGCGTGA
- a CDS encoding GNAT family N-acetyltransferase: MTALRVEPVCGAAIGQYLAALAVLRIDVFHEWPYLYDGDVEYEERYLAPYATAADTLVAIAWAGDELVGAATAMPLGSHGDEVAPPLVAAGYDPATVYYFGESVLRPEYRGRGLGHRFFDEREAFARTRGYRTAAFCAVDRPTDHPRRPADYVPLDRFWSKRGFVRRPDVVGGFTWKDVDEPGETRKAMVFWVKDLG; the protein is encoded by the coding sequence GTGACCGCGCTGCGCGTCGAGCCGGTGTGCGGCGCAGCGATCGGCCAGTACCTGGCCGCGCTGGCGGTGCTGCGGATTGATGTCTTCCACGAGTGGCCGTATCTCTACGACGGTGACGTCGAGTACGAGGAGCGGTACCTGGCGCCGTACGCGACCGCCGCCGACACGCTGGTAGCGATCGCGTGGGCCGGCGACGAGCTGGTCGGCGCCGCAACCGCGATGCCGCTGGGCTCGCACGGCGACGAGGTCGCGCCACCACTGGTGGCGGCCGGATACGATCCGGCGACCGTCTACTACTTCGGCGAGTCCGTGCTCCGCCCCGAGTACCGCGGTCGCGGGCTCGGCCACCGCTTCTTCGATGAGCGCGAAGCCTTCGCGCGCACGCGCGGCTATCGGACCGCGGCGTTCTGCGCGGTCGACCGACCGACCGACCACCCGCGGCGGCCGGCGGACTACGTCCCGCTCGATCGGTTCTGGAGCAAGCGCGGCTTCGTCCGGCGGCCTGACGTCGTCGGTGGGTTCACCTGGAAAGATGTCGACGAGCCGGGCGAGACCCGCAAGGCGATGGTGTTCTGGGTGAAGGACCTGGGCTGA